Proteins from a genomic interval of Bacillus methanolicus:
- the istA gene encoding IS21 family transposase, which yields MEKLLLFVEIHQLKKQGFKVAAIARKLEISRNTVYKYLDMTLEEASEWILSLGSRSKKLDPYRDRIISWLKEHPDLSSAQVEDWLKERFPALDVAGSTVRAYVSEIRDIYHIPKVVRIRTHEAVEELPMGQQVQVDWGEATVKNLENKEVKLYFITFVLSHSRYKYVEWLDRPFTTKDTIRCHEKAFQFFGGIPEEIVYDQDHLITVSENAGDIILTGEFQAYKQDRGFRIYLCRKADPQSKGKVENVVKYVKMNFAKNRVFPNLEAWNEKCLAWLERTGNYNIHHTTKKRPVEVHALEKQHLKPVSTLLSFESNLGSSITRTVHKDNVIKYKSNRYSLPIGTYRPRGDNTVYVEIQGEELIIRTEPLGEVLAKHPLCHGKGELIKNRQHTRDRSKGIQAYKETIIRQFKDQEKAEQFIHEVGCRYPRYIRDQLQVIQYAISHFRSEIEEALAVCIKDQLWSANDLRDIAQHLTRLKQAKTPNSPSIQESRNDNPALKASAATREMDDYIKILGGVS from the coding sequence GTGGAAAAATTACTATTGTTTGTTGAAATTCATCAATTAAAAAAACAAGGATTTAAAGTAGCAGCTATCGCAAGAAAATTAGAGATTTCCAGAAACACAGTTTATAAATATTTGGATATGACTTTAGAGGAGGCTTCGGAGTGGATTTTATCTTTAGGAAGCAGAAGCAAGAAGTTAGATCCCTATCGCGATCGGATTATCAGTTGGTTAAAGGAACATCCTGATCTGTCTTCTGCTCAGGTGGAAGATTGGCTAAAAGAACGATTTCCTGCACTAGATGTTGCAGGAAGTACAGTCCGAGCCTATGTAAGTGAAATAAGAGACATCTATCATATCCCTAAAGTAGTTCGTATACGAACACATGAAGCTGTGGAAGAATTACCAATGGGGCAACAGGTGCAGGTGGATTGGGGAGAAGCCACCGTGAAGAATCTTGAGAATAAAGAAGTCAAATTATATTTCATTACCTTTGTCCTCTCCCACTCTCGTTACAAATATGTGGAATGGTTAGATAGGCCTTTTACAACGAAAGATACAATTCGGTGTCACGAGAAGGCATTTCAATTCTTTGGAGGAATACCCGAGGAAATTGTTTATGACCAGGACCACTTGATCACCGTAAGTGAAAATGCAGGAGATATTATCTTAACTGGGGAATTTCAAGCTTATAAGCAAGACCGTGGATTTCGAATCTACTTATGTAGAAAGGCAGACCCTCAGAGCAAAGGAAAAGTGGAGAATGTAGTGAAATATGTAAAAATGAACTTTGCAAAAAATAGAGTATTTCCAAATTTAGAGGCCTGGAATGAGAAGTGTTTAGCTTGGTTAGAAAGGACGGGAAATTACAATATACATCATACAACTAAAAAGAGACCGGTAGAAGTGCACGCCCTGGAAAAGCAACACTTAAAGCCAGTCTCCACCCTGCTTTCTTTCGAAAGCAACCTTGGCTCTAGTATAACAAGGACTGTTCACAAGGACAATGTTATAAAATATAAATCCAATCGTTATTCCCTTCCAATTGGAACTTATCGTCCAAGGGGAGATAATACGGTATATGTAGAAATTCAAGGAGAAGAGCTCATTATCAGAACAGAACCGCTAGGAGAAGTATTGGCAAAACACCCTTTATGTCATGGGAAAGGAGAATTGATAAAGAATCGCCAACATACAAGAGATCGATCAAAAGGAATTCAAGCCTACAAAGAAACCATTATTCGTCAGTTTAAAGATCAAGAAAAGGCTGAGCAGTTTATACATGAGGTAGGATGCCGTTATCCGAGATATATACGTGACCAGCTTCAAGTCATTCAATACGCCATCAGCCATTTTCGATCAGAAATAGAGGAAGCCCTAGCTGTTTGTATCAAAGATCAGTTATGGAGTGCCAATGACCTTCGGGATATTGCACAACACTTAACTCGATTAAAACAAGCAAAAACCCCTAATTCTCCTTCGATTCAAGAATCAAGAAATGATAACCCCGCTTTAAAAGCCTCAGCAGCAACTAGGGAAATGGATGACTATATAAAAATATTAGGAGGCGTTTCATGA
- the istB gene encoding IS21-like element helper ATPase IstB, producing MTSTVHTLQDQFHHLRMVETANKLPELLRNAERSSWTYQEFLQELLMYELKRREEKNVEKRLKWAKFPYLKTLDEFHVEEQKSLSTRQLNQLRELNWLEQQYNLILLGPPGAGKTHIGIGLGLEAIQKGFKVTFSTMGELVHLLKTEEYIRKSQMQLKRIKESDLVIIDDLMYMAMDQREANLFFHLINHLYERSSIILTSNKGPEQWGELMGDQGITTAILDRLLHRVEVIQLNENDSYRIKHRTTIFGKESVQN from the coding sequence ATGACAAGCACTGTACATACTCTACAAGATCAATTCCACCATCTTCGGATGGTGGAAACGGCTAATAAGCTGCCAGAATTGCTTCGTAATGCCGAGAGATCATCATGGACCTATCAAGAGTTTTTGCAGGAACTCCTTATGTATGAATTAAAACGACGAGAAGAAAAAAATGTAGAAAAGAGGTTGAAATGGGCCAAGTTCCCTTATCTTAAGACATTAGATGAGTTTCATGTTGAAGAACAGAAATCCCTAAGTACTCGTCAATTAAACCAACTGAGAGAACTTAATTGGCTGGAGCAACAATATAATCTAATTCTATTAGGGCCTCCAGGAGCAGGGAAAACACATATAGGGATTGGACTAGGATTAGAGGCCATTCAAAAGGGTTTTAAAGTTACCTTCTCTACTATGGGTGAACTGGTGCACCTATTAAAAACTGAAGAGTATATTCGAAAGTCACAAATGCAGCTTAAAAGAATAAAAGAATCAGATTTGGTCATTATTGATGATTTAATGTATATGGCAATGGACCAAAGGGAAGCTAATCTGTTCTTTCACCTGATCAACCATTTATATGAAAGAAGTTCAATCATCTTGACTTCTAATAAAGGGCCTGAACAGTGGGGAGAATTGATGGGGGATCAAGGAATTACTACAGCTATTCTAGATCGATTACTTCATAGAGTAGAGGTTATCCAACTAAATGAAAATGACAGCTATAGGATTAAGCATCGAACTACCATTTTCGGAAAAGAAAGTGTTCAAAATT